The genomic interval GCTTTGAGGTTGTAAGTGGAGAGAGGCATTCTCTGGGACCTCCGTAGCAGCGGCCCGCGCGGCCGGGCATCAGATCTGGACCAGGATGTCCTGTCCTTCCTGCTTCACCGCGAAGCAGGGAGTCGAAAGATTTGGGTTGGTCAGGCACTTTCCCGAGCCGACCTCGAATTCGAACGCATGCCAGGGGCAGGTGAGGACGGAGCCGCTGAGGGACCCCTCGCCGAGGGGGCCGCCGCGATGGGGGCAGGCATTGCCGAGGGCGTGCACGCGACCCCCGATATTGAACAGCGCAATCGAAGCTCCGCCAATCTCCACGCACCGGGAGGATCCCTCGGGGAGATCCGAGATCGATGCGACTTTCACGAAATCAGCCATTCTGCCCTCCTTTTCTCCGGCAGTTTAGCATTCCCGGCGGATCCACACACTCCTTCGGGCGCGGCTTCAGGGGGTCCGGCCGGAGGGGTCGGTCGACGACGCAACTCTCTGGCGAGTGTTACCGCGCCGGGGCGAGGAGGGGAGGCAGCGGTCCACAGCGTTTTTCCAGCTCGGCCCGGTAGCGCACGCTGAAGAGGCGCTGCATCCCCTGACGCATGGTGCGGACGATCTCGGGGACACCTTCCTGGAGCGGCTCGCCAAAGGCGACGCTGTGCAGCGGGTCGCCATTCCCGTTGCGCAGCGTCAGGCTGGAAAGGAGATTTTCCCGGGCCGCCTCCTGGGAAGCGACCATGTCGGCAGGCCGGGAGGGGGCCGCCAGGAACTCCTTCGACACGGCCGCCGCGAACAGGGAAGGGAGATCATCCACCGCCTTCGGTCCGGGCTTGCCGGCGGGCGGCGGCGGGGAGAGCGCATCCACCGACACCGAGCAGGCATAGCCGCGGGTGATCACCGTGATGAGGCCGTCCTCCGCGAAAGTGGCCGATAAGTCAGGTCCCTCGTAGACCAGCGAGCGCGCTTCGCCGACGGCGGCGCCTTCATCTGGAGCGGCCAGCTGTGCCCCCTCGGCGGCTCCCGTCACGGTCTCGTCGTCGGCCGCGGCATCCTTGCCTGCCCGCAGCGCGGAGCGCTGGGGTGACGCCTCGGCGGCGGCCGCCGATTGCTTGCTCAGCGGCGCCGTGGGCGCGGCTACCATGCCGGGCCGCGGAGCTGTCTTCGCCTTCGCGCCGGCGCCATCGGCGTAGTCGAGGGAATCGGCGATCTCGACCTTCTCATCGCGCGCCGGCTCATCTTGTCTCTTCATCCTCTCGTCGAGCTCCTGCCGGCGGGTCCCTTCCTTGTCGTAGGCGACGAACCCTCCGGCGGCACCGGCATCGGGAGGAGCGGACGGCTGCAGGTCGGCCTTCTTGTTCTCCTCGGTACCGACGGGGGCCGCCTCGGGGGGCGGGCTCGAAGTGGAGACATCCAGATCGGCGGCACTCCTTTGGGGAAGCTCATGGCGCCATCCCAGATAGGCCACCGTCACCAGGATCAACGCGGCCGCGGTGGCCAGTGGGAAAGGTGATTTCCAGAAGGAGACCCTCGGGCGAATGGCTCGCGCTTCCGATCCGCTTTCGATGCGCCGGCGGATTGAAGCCGCGAGCCCGGCGGGAGCCGCCGCGACCGCCTCCTCGCCCACGGCCGCGCTCATCCGGCGGATGTCGTGCAGGACCTGGCGGCAGTCGGGGCAGGAGCGCAGGTGCTCCTGTACCTGTACCGACTCCTCGGAAGAGAGCTCGCCGTCGGAAAAAGCCGAGATCTGCTCGAGCGGATGGGCGCCTGGCTCGGATTTCATCGCTCCCCCCCGCCCAGGCAGTCCCTCAATGCGGATCGGGCGCGGGCCAGACGCGACCGGATCGTCCCGATCGGCACGCCCAGCGCGTCGGCCATCTCTTCGTAGGAGAGCTCTTCCCCGTCGCGCAGGGCCAGGGCGCTGCGCCATAGAGGAGGAAGCCGGTCGAGGCAGCGCGCCAGCCGCTCGCCGATCTCCTTCTGCTCCAAAGCGTGCAGCGGCGTCGTCGCGTCGGTTGCCTCCGGCGGAACGAACATCTGCTCGGTCGAGACTTCGAGGGGACGCGAGGCGCGGCGGATCCGCTCGCCGCGGGAGCGCAGGTGATTCAGGCAGCGGGTCACGGTGATGCGATGCAGCCAGGTCGACAGCCGGCATTCGCCGCGATAGCCAGACAGCGCCTGATAAGCCGTCATGAAGACCTCCTGCGCCATGTCCTCGGCATCCTCCTTCCGCCGCAGAATCCTCCAGGCGACCCGCCAGACGGTGGAGAGGTGTGCGCGGACGAGCAGATCGAAGGCGGCGGTATCCCCCTCCCGGGCCCGCGCAACCAGCTCCTCCTCGCTCTCCGGCCTTTCCACGGGTCGAAGTTCCATCGCCTCCAGCATGACATGCCCGGATTCAAAAGTCTTTCAGGACCCTTGCCGCACCAGGTTGGACAGGAAAGGGGCGCCGGAGTTCCCGCGCGTCAAAAAATTGTTCGGAACTTTGGGCCGCGACGCCTGTCGATCAAGGCGTGCAGCAACGAACCCTGTCACAGGAGGCCCCCGTGCGAATGAAGCTTTTCCTGGCAATGGTGCTCGCCCCGTTCCTGCTACTTGGCTCGATTTCGCCGTCCCCTCCATCTCCGGTCCGGAGCGATGCAATCGAGGAATCGCCTCGTCCGGAAAATCTTCCGATGCCTCACGACCTCCGCCCGGATCCCCGCCGCCCTGCCACGAGCGACAG from Candidatus Polarisedimenticolia bacterium carries:
- a CDS encoding Rieske (2Fe-2S) protein translates to MADFVKVASISDLPEGSSRCVEIGGASIALFNIGGRVHALGNACPHRGGPLGEGSLSGSVLTCPWHAFEFEVGSGKCLTNPNLSTPCFAVKQEGQDILVQI
- a CDS encoding zf-HC2 domain-containing protein; protein product: MKSEPGAHPLEQISAFSDGELSSEESVQVQEHLRSCPDCRQVLHDIRRMSAAVGEEAVAAAPAGLAASIRRRIESGSEARAIRPRVSFWKSPFPLATAAALILVTVAYLGWRHELPQRSAADLDVSTSSPPPEAAPVGTEENKKADLQPSAPPDAGAAGGFVAYDKEGTRRQELDERMKRQDEPARDEKVEIADSLDYADGAGAKAKTAPRPGMVAAPTAPLSKQSAAAAEASPQRSALRAGKDAAADDETVTGAAEGAQLAAPDEGAAVGEARSLVYEGPDLSATFAEDGLITVITRGYACSVSVDALSPPPPAGKPGPKAVDDLPSLFAAAVSKEFLAAPSRPADMVASQEAARENLLSSLTLRNGNGDPLHSVAFGEPLQEGVPEIVRTMRQGMQRLFSVRYRAELEKRCGPLPPLLAPAR
- a CDS encoding sigma-70 family RNA polymerase sigma factor, which translates into the protein MELRPVERPESEEELVARAREGDTAAFDLLVRAHLSTVWRVAWRILRRKEDAEDMAQEVFMTAYQALSGYRGECRLSTWLHRITVTRCLNHLRSRGERIRRASRPLEVSTEQMFVPPEATDATTPLHALEQKEIGERLARCLDRLPPLWRSALALRDGEELSYEEMADALGVPIGTIRSRLARARSALRDCLGGGER